AACGCAACAGAACTTGGATACGGTAACAGAGATTTGAGAAAGAAAACTACTCATCAAGTGCTGAGGTTTGTTCATCTGTATCAACGATAGTGGATGTGGTAGGTTATTTCACAACGGTTATGCTCTACGCTTTTTTTCGAATCGAATAGCTTTTTCGTTTCGCACGCTCTCGTCTTGCAGATAGGTGCAAAAAGCGTTCTCAGTGGAGGAAAACCACCGTATTCCTGTTGTGTCGTCGAACGCACACAACACCTGCCCTCCTGCAGTCTCGTGGATTAAAATTCACAAAAGTACGAGAGGTGGGCGTAGCATGCAACATGTAAATGCGTAACACCTCAAAGGCCTGAAGCACAAACCGTTTTAGAGTGCGGGTCGCTTTTTTTGCCGTCGCAAGTACACTGAGTTGGCAACTGTAGCAATGATGTGTCGGATATCCAACCTCTCTGCAGTCCCAGCGAGAGCGCACTTAAACTATACAAGGGTCGAGTATTCTTCTTAAGGAGCAGGTGTAAAAAGCGTTCGTCGTGTTATTAAACAGGTTCCAGGCCACCAGTGTACATCACTAGATGCTGCGAGTAGCAGAGTAGGGTACGGGCTACACAATCCCTGGCCAGTGCAGCAACACTTAGTCGGCGGCTGGATTTCTCGACGATCCAAAGGGAGGACGATTCGTGGTAGGAAATTATCGTCATGCGTGCAAGTTGGTACGCAAACAGCAAAATGGAACGGAGGCGGCGCGCGAAAATTAACTTTTTGAGCgctgctttcttttttctgcacgTCTGGTTTACCGTTTTTTGCTTTTGAAGCGTACAGGAAGTTATCTTTTTCCAGTTTCTTGTCGATCGTCACTCTAGCCGAAGCAAACGGAAACGTTGTGTTTTCTTAGGAGCGTGTTTTCTCCGATAAAACGGATTCAAACACTCGTAGGTCGGAGTTGCTTAGTACCAAGAAGCATCACATATTACCCTGGCTGTTGTAATCATACGTAGTGTTCACTTGGTTCCACTTCACTAATTTTTCCACCTCAACTATGATTTGCTTACACAGGATAACTTGGATCAGGCAAACACAGACGTTCAAGATCCAAACCAACGGGCCAACTCGGGGGTCTGTTACGTCAGAAGAAACGGTGAGCGTTTTGTCAGCACGAGCTTTGTTCCTCTCGAACAGATCCCAGTAAATTTTTGACTTCAGAGAAATCGATTGCTATCAGCAGCAATATCTGTTGAAAATAACGGCATCACCTTAGTCAGTGTTCGTTcaggaggagaaaactgGGTATACAACCACCTTATTCTGTCCCCCTCCACAATCTGACGACGAAAGGAAAAGCCTGTCTTCTGTCGAAGACCGTCTGTATCGGAACTCTTCGCTGATTGATATAAGCCTAAAATCTACCCAGACAAGTACCCTCTGATGAGGCAAAAAAATGCGTTGCTGTACCTCATTTCGATGCGCTCAACGTGCACTCAGGACCGGCTGATTGCAGCCGGATGGCGTCTCCCCGGCTAAGACACGAACAGTCACTTAAAAACATGCGTAGAGAACCCAGAACGAAATTACCAGTTACTGTTTCGGGATCGAGGAGAAAATGTAGGCCCTCAACTTTCTTTGGTGTTTACTTCCCTCGCGGAATTGGCCTGCGCCCACCCCGCCAGGGAACGTCGTGTGCTCCCGTGGCGTCCCTGAGGAGTGATAGAATTTTAATTTTCGGTTTACCCGGTTTTCTTTCGAGGAAACTGTTCGGTCTGTCTGGTCCCTGGTTTAGTTCcacctttttttctgttttgcCTGTAGATGCTTGCTTGTTGAAGCAAAAGATCTCCAACAGTCCTGGTGTCTTGCCCGGTGACCCCGTAGGGTTGTCTAAAACGTGGAGCGTTTCCTAAAACAAAAAACACTTTGCCAATCATTCTTCTGTTGGATTTGTTTTACCTGGGAGTGCCGTGTGTCACTCCGTTGTGTGTCGGTGGGTTTCTATGCCGTAGCGTCTCAAGGTACCTCACCGCCAGCTACACTGCTCCAAAAAGTCTGAAGTCAGTTAACTCATCGCAtttgaaagagaaaagaagcaacgaTGTCATCTACAGAAGAGCAGGTACAGGAAGGGAGTAGCGTTGGCGTtacaagaagaaacgaagacaatCGACGCGAGAATCTGGAAAAACGCCACTCTACCAGCCCAGCTTCCCTGGCTTGccaaggagaagcagctctTTCTGAGCACTGTCTCGACTTTCTGGAGGCGCAAAAACAGGCAGAGCTGACTGACTTGTTAGACAAATTGGGGATTTTGCACACTAGCGCAACAAGTGTAAGTTCGGCCGACGTCCGCCAAGGCGATGGAGCAGAATTTGAAGTGTTCAGTTCTTTAACTTCTGGGAGTAGAGAAGTGGGCGGCTTCCACCAGAACGAGGCAGAAGGTGTCAATCAAGCGGACACTGCAAAAGAGAAACCCTGGGGTAGGACAAACAACAGCATGACACCGTATGCGCTGCGAACGAGTTCTACGGAAGAGATTTCTGATGTGTCGGTGTCGCCGGTTTTCGCTGGCGAGCAAGATGAaagtcgcgtttcctccgtTTTACCCACTTCCGGAAGCCCGTTGCCGGAAAAAAACATGCAGATGCCGAGCAACGAGGAAATTTTgcaagaagacgacagcCACTACCCAGGATGTGTGTGCGATTTCAGCCGCCCAATGATAGATGCAACGGCAGCAGAGGTTGTCAGCGAcgggtttctctctcgtatCAAAGCAGTCGTGTATGGTATAGTCGAGGGGTCGGCTGTAAGCACAAATCCCATTTCCTCCTCGTTTTtacacagagaggaagccgacAGCTCGAAATGGGCAAAAAGTAAAGTGAGTCTGGATACAGGGAAGTGACAGGCGAAGCGGCAGATGCTCGCGGGAGTCAATAAGACTCGAGTCCTCAATTTAAGAATAAAACGGTAGTTCCTTGGGGCTGGAGTCAGCATGATTCATCGATTTGTTCAGTCACTGGTTTTGCCATGAACTACTGTGTCTCGACTTCGTATCGACTGTGTTGCTGCAATACACATATTATCATCACATAAAAGAGTTGTTCCTAGCAGCTAGATCGTGTCGCTCGATGAACACCTGGCAAGCAAATAACATGCCAGAAGTGGGTGTAGGGGTGGGAGGAGAAATGGCGGGAGCGAGTGCTTGAGGTGCGACAGTGACAGGAGAATTCAACGAACTAGCGGGTAGGCGGGAGAAAGTCGTGAAAAAAGTTGTACAGAAGTCTTAGGGGGACTCAGCGGCATGGGGGAAAACGTTCTGCCTCTTATGATGCTGAGCGTacaaggcgagagagcggcCTCGGATTCCACAACGGGTGGCTCCAGCACCCTGGTGGACACTCGAAAAACGTGCAGAACACCGCCCACTCGATCAACTGTAGATAGCTCCATGTGGTGCCGTCCTGTAATGCTTTCCTTCAGGGCATGGAAGGAGCGTTTGTGAAAGAATACAGAGGCGGCATGAGTCCTGCGGTGGGGGATGAGGAACAGTCGTCCATGTTGCCTCAGAAGATAATGAACAGTAGAGACGGAACACGCCTCACGCTCCTTAGGCGGGATCGGAAAAACGTCAGGTCGAAGATTTCACCGTCAGAACGAGGCGTTTCGTTCCCTGCTACATATTTCCAGGTAAGCGGGGCGCAAGCCAAGGACGAAAATGTAGAAGCAAGACAGTTTAGACctcaggaaaagaaaaacagaagggATCGTGGGGACTGGAATGAGGGTCTACGGTTTGGAGAGTTGAAGTGAAGGAAAAGACGGGAAACGAGTGCAGCCAGTACCCAGCACAGATACACGCAAGCCTGGCGGTAGCAAAATACGGCCATTTGCGAACTGTACTTGCACACTCCTCTCCGCTTCGGCGGGCTGTGCAGCAAAGGTTCTGCTCATTCTTCTGATTCCCCTGCGCAGCCCCCTTGATTATGTTCCTGTTACTTTCCTTGTGCAGCACCGCGGTCGCACGAGGAAGATTCGGCAAAACGTGCTTGCAGACAGTTTATTCTTTCCCTGTGGGATGAGTTTCTCCCAGTTGCGCATTGAAAGCTGTGAAAGTGCATTTTCGTATGAAGTAGAAGAGAGTCAAATACCCAAACTGTAAACCTGCTGATCTAATTCTGCTGAACAGCAGCTACTAATATATTCGGAAGAGTGTTGTTGGGCAATCGAGACTCTGTCGTAGCTGTTCTGtgtgaagacgagagagaacggtgcaacgtttgtgtgtttgtgtgtagCAGAGAAAAATTCGAGTGCCCCTGCAAAGAACATGTGGAGCTACACGCCTGTGCTTCAAAGGACTAACCACACACACCTTCCGTTGAATGTCGATTCGGCCTCGGTATCGCGCAGCAGTCAGAGAACTAGCAAGATAAATTCACACTGCTGTCACCGAATTCACACTACACTTGTCTTTCGGTGGGACGCCTTGTTTCGAAAAGCTTTGAGTTGGAATAATCAGTTTTGGTCGCTCATGGTGCCAGGCGACCTCATACTTGCACGTCTGATGACGACGTCATCGCAAGCAAAGGCTTTCAGACAAATGGTGGAATGAGTGGAGCAaacatacatttatatattcGCGCACAGACGAGACCTCACTCCCCCGTTTCGCAGTATTCTGAAGAGACGAATAAAAATTGCATCTCAAAATAACCAGTTGGTAGCTTAGGGATGCCAAAAACGCACGACTGTTTTCACATATTGACCTATTAGGAAACGGCCTGCCGGTTGAAATTTTCGGAGATCCCCTCTAGTCTACTCTGCTCTCAATGCCAAGTGAGGACTCGATGTTTTCCGCATAAAGgcgccgctcttcttcattttTTAATTTCTGCCCGAAGTAATTGATGAGTTTTCCAAGTCGTTCCTCCCACAGTCTGCGCACTTAGAATGTTGAGTCCCCCCTCTTTTTTTTACCCTGTTGGACACGCAGATGGTTCTGAATGTTAGTCAAGTACAGTCATCTAGTCAGCTGTCTATGTCTTCATACTTCGCCTCTATCTCTGTCACTTACCCTAGCACTGGTGGAGAAAACTGTATCGAAGCGTTTTGGACGCGGACTCTCGCTGCCATCAACAACCTAAATTGACAGCGGAGCCGGGCTAAGCACGGCTGCTTTGGTGTGCAGGGGGCGCTGCTGCTGTCTTTCCACAGAAGACTTTGATCAGCTAGTCATCGGCGTGGACGGCGCTCGTTTCTAGTGAACGCTAACTACATCATTTCGCTTTCAGCTATGAAGCAAACTCATAAACACAGCAGTCTGAATGCGGCAGCGTCGGCAGGCATTGAAGAGCACAGCTGTGCCTTTCGCTGACAAGCCACCAGACCTGTCTACCTGGTATAGTAACAGGGACGTCAAGAGACACGTAGAATCTAGTCCCATGTCTGCTTGCGTATCCTGTCAACTCTACAGTTCTCTCGTTGCCGAAGCACAAACTTCCTGACGAGTCACGAATTTGGATGGACTTCCGTAGTGGCACGTGAACGAGCCGCAGAGCGCACGCACGGATACCGTGATTCTTCATGAAGTCCTCTGTGTGTCCCTGAGGTGGACTCGTTCGAATCAAACAAAAAGTTCCCGAATACTAACAGTTGATCTGAAATTGTGTAGTTGTTGCTTGCCGAATAAAATACCAGAACCCTCACGCCGCGCGGGAGCTATCCACATCAGTAAGGGAGTTGAAATGAAGCGGAAAGGAAGGCACGTGTGTCTTCAATCCTCAGGTGGACGTCGTCATGTAGCGTCTCACAATAGCAGAATACGCGTGGAAAGCATGAACTGATAATGAAAAACTAGGGGTGACAAGGACACATAAAGCGATGCACATTCTCTGAAAATTAATTAAGGTACTACGATGGACTGTCACCGCTGTACACGTGAGGCAGCGGTGTGTCGTGTCATTGAATAAAATACACGCTGCTGTAAAAACCAAGTTCCAGGGCCTAAGCACTGAAACGCAAATACCTTACATACCAATACATCTATAGCTCTCTGTCATCTACGCACACATCCGTCCACATAtagacacacatacataaCCGCAGCTTAGATGCACGACGTGCTAACTTGCATGGTCACGTGAACACAcctatacatatgcatatacatacaatTGTATGAAACCCCACAAACGAGTGGTTTGTTGCACATTTCCAATGAAGAAGCCGGTCTCTTTTCGACGCTTTCGTTTACGACGGCCTTTGGGAACGGTTTCCCAAGACCTCGCACACGCTGACCGAAACCCATCTCAGTTTCTGGATCTGTCAGTGGGCTAGTGACGGCGGTTGATACCACCAAT
This Toxoplasma gondii ME49 chromosome VIII, whole genome shotgun sequence DNA region includes the following protein-coding sequences:
- a CDS encoding hypothetical protein (encoded by transcript TGME49_231950), translated to MSSTEEQVQEGSSVGVTRRNEDNRRENLEKRHSTSPASLACQGEAALSEHCLDFLEAQKQAELTDLLDKLGILHTSATSVSSADVRQGDGAEFEVFSSLTSGSREVGGFHQNEAEGVNQADTAKEKPWGRTNNSMTPYALRTSSTEEISDVSVSPVFAGEQDESRVSSVLPTSGSPLPEKNMQMPSNEEILQEDDSHYPGCVCDFSRPMIDATAAEVVSDGFLSRIKAVVYGIVEGSAVSTNPISSSFLHREEADSSKWAKSKGMEGAFVKEYRGGMSPAVGDEEQSSMLPQKIMNSRDGTRLTLLRRDRKNVRSKISPSERGVSFPATYFQHRGRTRKIRQNVLADSLFFPCGMSFSQLRIESCESAFSYEVEESQIPKL